In Vicinamibacteria bacterium, the genomic window GGGGGGGGGGGGGGTGCGGGTGGACATGAGCGGCGGGTTCGGCGAACAGGACCTGGGGGGCTTCTCGGACTTCTTCCGCACGTTCTTCGGGGGTGCGGGAGGGGGAGGTGGCTTCGAGGATGCGTTTGCGACCCGGCCCGGCGCGGACCTCGAACAGACCGTAGAGCTGAGCCTGCGGGATGTGCTTCGGGGTACCACCCGTACGGTGGAGGTGAGAGGTCAGGGGCACCGCCGCGTGGAGGTCAAAATTCCCCCCGGGGTGAAGGAGGGCTCGCGGGTGAGGGTTGCCGGCGAGGGAGGGGGCGAGGCGGGGGGGCCGCGGGGCGACCTCTACCTTCGCGTGCACATCACGCCCGACCCGAAGTTCGAGCGGAAAGGCGACGACCTCCAGACCACCGTGACGGTGCCGCTCACCACGGCCGTGCTCGGGGGCGAGGCCGATGTCCCCACCCTCGAGGGACCGGTGGGGATCAAGGTCCCCCCCGGAACCGCCCCCGGACAGACGTTCCGGCTGCGCGGCCACGGCCTGCCCCGTCTGGAGGCGGGCGGGGGCCGCGGGGATCTGCTCGCCACCCTGGGCGTGGCTGTCCCTAAGAAGCTGAACTCCCGGGCTCGGGAGCTCTTCGAGGAGCTGCGGGGGCTCGGACACTAGGCGCGCGATAGAGCGGCGGCGCCTTGACCAGCCGCGGGGGTCGGAGCTATTATCCGTCCATCGGAGGAGGACAATTGATGAAAGGCAAGCTGGTCGCGGGCCTGACCGCGGCGGTCGCGCTGGTCGGTTTGAGCGGGGCGGCGCAGGCGCAAAGCAAGAAAGCCGACCGTCCCAAAGTGGCGGTCATGGACTTCGACTACGGCACGGTCAACAACTGGTGGGGACAGTACGACATCGGCAAGGGCATGGCCGATCAGGTCGTGGACGCCCTCGTGAACGACGGCTCCTTCCGTGTCATCGAGCGGAAGAAGTTGGACACGGTGCTGGCCGAGCAGGACTTTGCCCGTAGCGACCGCGCCGACCCCAGTGCGGCCAAGCTCGCCAAGGTCGGGAAGGTGCTGGGCGTGAAGTACATCATCGCTGGCTCCATCACGAAGTTCGGGGGCGAGGAGAAGACCTACGGCGGGGGCGGTTTTGGAGGGGGCAAGATCGGCGGCCTCGGCCTGAAGAAGGCCAAGACCTACGTGACCCTGACCGCGCGCATGATCGACGCCACCACGGGTGAGGTGCTGATCTCCGCCAAGGGCGAGGGCCTCTCGACCAAAGGCGGCGGTCTGGCCTTGGGCGGAGCCGGCGGCGGCGGAGGCGCGGGATTCGCCATGGGCACCAGTAACTACAAGGACAGCGCCATCGGGGACGCGCAAGAGCAGGCCACCCAGAAGCTCGTGGCCCAGCTCGTGGCCCGCAAGGATCGCCTGGAGGAGTAGCTCTTTCCAGGTCACGCGGGGCCGCCGGTTGCCGGCGGCCCCTCTTTTTTTCTACACTCTCCCCGTCGGTACACTCTTCTCCCTGTCCATGTCTGAACCCGTCCTCACGATCGCCAACCAGCTCACCATCCTGCGCATGGCCCTCGCCCCCGTCCTGGTCGTGCTTCTGCACTACCGGGCCCACACGGGGGCCCTCATCGTTTTCGTGGTGGCGGGGTTGACGGACCTCTTGGACGGACTGATCGCCCGCCTGGGGCACCAGCGGACCACCCTCGGCGCCACCCTGGATCCGGTGGCGGACAAGATCCTGCTCGGCTCCTCCTACGTGGCGCTGACCTGGAGCTCGGGGCTCTATTGTGCGATCCCCGTCTGGCTGACCGTGACCCTCCTCTCCCGGGACGCCATCATCGTGGTGAGCGTGGCCGTGATCAACCTGACCCTGGAGCGCCGCGTCTTCTACCCCTCCCTGCTCGGCAAGTTCGCCACCGGAAGCCAGCTTCTGACCGCGGGGGTCGTGTTCCTGATGAACGCGGCGGGGGAGTGTCTGCCTTTGGTGGAGCACCTTTGCCGGCTCACTGCCGCGATCACCGTGGCTTCCGCCCTGCACTACGTTTATCGGGCCTCGGTCCGGCGGGTCCCGCGGCTTCCGGGCGCCTGAGCGGGTCGCGGAAGGCCGA contains:
- a CDS encoding J domain-containing protein → GGGGVRVDMSGGFGEQDLGGFSDFFRTFFGGAGGGGGFEDAFATRPGADLEQTVELSLRDVLRGTTRTVEVRGQGHRRVEVKIPPGVKEGSRVRVAGEGGGEAGGPRGDLYLRVHITPDPKFERKGDDLQTTVTVPLTTAVLGGEADVPTLEGPVGIKVPPGTAPGQTFRLRGHGLPRLEAGGGRGDLLATLGVAVPKKLNSRARELFEELRGLGH
- a CDS encoding CsgG/HfaB family protein codes for the protein MKGKLVAGLTAAVALVGLSGAAQAQSKKADRPKVAVMDFDYGTVNNWWGQYDIGKGMADQVVDALVNDGSFRVIERKKLDTVLAEQDFARSDRADPSAAKLAKVGKVLGVKYIIAGSITKFGGEEKTYGGGGFGGGKIGGLGLKKAKTYVTLTARMIDATTGEVLISAKGEGLSTKGGGLALGGAGGGGGAGFAMGTSNYKDSAIGDAQEQATQKLVAQLVARKDRLEE
- a CDS encoding CDP-alcohol phosphatidyltransferase family protein, translating into MSEPVLTIANQLTILRMALAPVLVVLLHYRAHTGALIVFVVAGLTDLLDGLIARLGHQRTTLGATLDPVADKILLGSSYVALTWSSGLYCAIPVWLTVTLLSRDAIIVVSVAVINLTLERRVFYPSLLGKFATGSQLLTAGVVFLMNAAGECLPLVEHLCRLTAAITVASALHYVYRASVRRVPRLPGA